A single window of Colletotrichum higginsianum IMI 349063 chromosome 8, whole genome shotgun sequence DNA harbors:
- a CDS encoding Aldehyde dehydrogenase: MATNGTSKLDWTRFYNVIDGKLETTSKTRHSVNPSTLEANPEVPVSTPEDVDRAVQAAKRAQEAWAETPYEERQKALARFGEAIEAHAEEFALMLTREQGKAFEVAEATKHFKGMSNLSFPEEVVDNNPDRRVVTRYTPLGVAVGIVPWNSCGKIGPGLVTGNAFILKPSPFTPYCDLKLAELAQQFFPPGVFQALSGDDNLGPWLTSHPGVDKVSFTGSTATGKRVMESCSKTLKRVTLELGGNDAAIVLPDVDVKAVAPKIAMLALYNSGQVCVAIKRIYIHEAIYDELVAEIANFVKNLPIGDGQQEGSVLGPVQNQMQFDRVKELLKDIDEQKLKVVAGSTASASSHGKGYFITPTIVDNPPDDSRIVVEEPFGPVFPVLKWSDEKDVIRRANDTLMGLGASVWSKDLDKAQSIAKKLKAGNIWINTHLELQYDAPFGGHKQSGIGYEYGAGGLKAYCNVQSLYVTKA, translated from the exons ATGGCCACGAACGGTACGTCCAAGCTGGACTGGACCAGGTTCTACAATGTCAtcgacggcaagctcgagACGACCAGCAAGACCAGGCACAGCGTGAACCCGTCGACCCTCGAGGCCAACCCCGAGGTCCCCGTGTCCACCcccgaggatgtcgacaGAGCTGTGCaggcggcgaagagggccCAGGAGGCCTGGGCCGAGACCCCGTACGAGGAGCGCCAGAAGGCCCTCGCGAGATtcggcgaggccatcgaggcgcACGCCGAGGAGTTTGCGCTGATGCTCACCAGGGAGCAGGGCAAGGCC ttcgaggtcgccgaggccaccaAGCACTTCAAGGGAATGTCCAACCTGTCCTTCCCCGAAGAGGTCGTGGACAACAACCCTGACCGCCGGGTCGTCACGAGATACACGCCTTTGG gtgtcgccgtcggcattgTCCCTTGGAACT CCTGCGGCAAGATTGGACCCGGCCTGGTTACTGGAAATGCCTTCATTCTCAAGCCCTC CCCCTTCACTCCTTACTGCGACCTGAAGCTCGCGGAGCTCGCGCAGCAGTTCTTCCCCCCCGGCGTCTTCCAGGCCCtcagcggcgacgacaacctcGGCCCCTGGCTGACCTCCCACCCGGGCGTCGACAAGGTCAGCTTCACCGGCTCGACCGCGACCGGAAAGCGCGTCATGGAGAGCTGCAGCAAGACCCTCAAGCGTGTCACCCTGGAGCT GGGTGGAAACGATGCGGCCATTGTGCTCCCGGACGTTGACGTCAAGGCTGTCGCGCCCAAG ATTGCCATGCTCGCCTTGTACAACTCTGGACAG GTCTGCGTCGCCATCAAGCGCATCTACATCCACGAGGCCATCtacgacgagctcgtcgccgagatcgccaaCTTCGTCAAGAACCTGCccatcggcgacggccagcagGAAGGCAGCGTCCTGGGCCCCGTCCAGAACCAGATGCAGTTCGACCGCGTCAAGGAGCTGCTCAAGGACATTGACGAgcagaagctcaaggtcgTCGCCGGGTCTACGGcttccgcctcctcccaCGGCAAGGGCTACTTCATCACGCccaccatcgtcgacaaCCCGCCCGACGACTCGAggatcgtcgtcgaggagcccTTTG GCCCCGTCTTCCCCGTCCTCAAGTGGAGCGACGAGAAGGACGTCATCCGCCGCGCCAACGACACCCTCATGGGCCTCGGCGCCTCGGTCTGGTCCAAGGACCTCGACAAGGCGCAGAGCAtcgccaagaagctcaaggccggcAACATCTGGATCAACACCCACCTGGAGCTGCAGTACGACGCGCCCTTTGGCGGCCACAAGCAGAGCGGTATCGGCTACGAgtacggcgccggcggcctgaAGGCGTACTGCAACGTGCAGTCGCTGTATGTCACCAAGGCATGA